GCGTCAGACGCGGACGCGATGGGTGGAAACGAGCGAACGGCGGCAGTGGGTGGCTGGGGAGGAAGGACTCGAACCTTCAATTCCCTGATCCAGAGTCAGGTGCCTTACCAATTTGGCCACTCCCCAGTGCGTTTTGCGGGTCCGGTCACCATCGCAAAACCGGACTTCGGAGTCTACCCGGAAGCCGCGACCACGAGCCCCGCCGGCGCGGCAGCGGATGCTCGAACCTCGCGCCTCAGTTGTTCTTTTCGCGCCAGGTGATGCGGCCGCGAGTCAGGTCGTACGGCGAGAGCTCCACCTTGACCTTGTCCCCCGGCAGGATGCGGATGTAGTACTTGCGCATCTTGCCCGAGATGTGGGCGAGCACGGTGTGGCCGTTCTCGAGCTTCACTCGGAAGAACGCGTTGGGCAGGCTCTCGACCACCTCGCCGTTCACCTCGATTCCGTCTTTGGCCATAGTCTCCTTTGCAGAACGCGCCGCTTGCCGCGGCGGAAGGCCGGCACGCTAGCAGCGCATCGGAACGCTCACAACCCAGGCAAAAACGCCGCGCCACGCCGTTTCGCGAGGCTGTTGTGACGGCAGGCCCTCGCCGCTAAGCGGAGGCATGGGCACCAGCGAGAACCTGCGAACCGAGGTCGACGGCACCATCGGCTGGCTGACCGTGGACCGACCCGAAAGCCGCGGCGCGATGACGCGGGCGATGTGGGAGGCGATGCCGGCGAAGCTCGCCGAGCTGGCAGGGGCAGCCGGCGTGCGACTGATCGTCGTGCGCGGCTCCGCGGGAGGGTTCATCGCCGGCGCCGACATCACCGAGTTCGAGAAGTACCGTTCCAATCCCGAGCTGGCGCGCAAGTACGATGAGGGCAGCACTGCCACTCTGGAAGCTCTGGCCACGCTTTCGGTGCCGAGCCTGGCCATGATCGATGGCGCCTGCGTCGGCGGCGGATCGCTCATCGCGTTCGGCTGCGATCTTCGCGTGGCTTCGGATCGCGCGTTTCTGGCGATCCCGGCCGGCCGCCTCGGCCTGGCATACCCGCCCCACGGGCTGGAGCGCCTGGTGGCGGTGGTCGGGGAGGCCGTTGCGCTCGACCTGCTGCTGACGGGCCGGCGCATTCCCGCGCCCGAGGCGCTCTCGCTCGGGATGATCCATCGCTGCTTCCCCGCAGCTTCGCTGGAGGCCGACACTCGAGCGTTGGCCGCCGAGGTCGCGCGCATGGCGCCCCTTGCGCTGCGATATGCGCGCCTGGCCGTGCGGCGGCGTCTGGAGAGCCGGCTGTCGGCGCAGGAGGTAGCCGGCCTGGTCGCCGACTGCTTTGCCAGCCGCGACTATCAGGAAGGCGTGACCGCCTTTCTGGAAAAGCGCGATCCCGTCTTCCGCGGCCGCTGAGCTTCCGGCAAACGCACCCGTCGCCGTACAGGCTCGAACCGTCTGGTTCACCCTTGTCCGAACGGCGGCCGGACCTGCTCGAGAAAGCGTTTGAAAAACGATGATTTACGCTCCGCGGCCGCGGGGCACGCGACTGGCTTTGTCACTGGCGTTCGCAACTACGCCAGGAGGCAACGCCATGAGCATTCGCACCAAGACCACCGACTCCAGCAGCAAGAACAGCACGCGCCTGGTCCTGACCGGCAAGCGCGTGGAGGGGACCTGGGTGATGGAGTCCAAGCTGCCGGTCCGGGTGCGCCGCAGCGACCTGAACGACGCCGTCGTCGTCGCCGACAATCGCCGCGTCCGGACCTTGCACTGAGACCGGCGACCTGAGCGTCGGGCGCCGCTTCGGAAGATGCGGCGTCCGGCCTCGCTCTCAAGCCCTCTGCCAGAGGTAGCGGCGGTTGACCACGATCGCGATCGC
This is a stretch of genomic DNA from Candidatus Limnocylindrales bacterium. It encodes these proteins:
- the infA gene encoding translation initiation factor IF-1 codes for the protein MAKDGIEVNGEVVESLPNAFFRVKLENGHTVLAHISGKMRKYYIRILPGDKVKVELSPYDLTRGRITWREKNN
- a CDS encoding enoyl-CoA hydratase-related protein; this encodes MGTSENLRTEVDGTIGWLTVDRPESRGAMTRAMWEAMPAKLAELAGAAGVRLIVVRGSAGGFIAGADITEFEKYRSNPELARKYDEGSTATLEALATLSVPSLAMIDGACVGGGSLIAFGCDLRVASDRAFLAIPAGRLGLAYPPHGLERLVAVVGEAVALDLLLTGRRIPAPEALSLGMIHRCFPAASLEADTRALAAEVARMAPLALRYARLAVRRRLESRLSAQEVAGLVADCFASRDYQEGVTAFLEKRDPVFRGR